The stretch of DNA CCTGGCCGATAGGTTTCGCGCAGTAATGCCAGCAGCGGTTCTCGGAAGTCCGTGGGCGGCAACAGGTCCGCCAAGGCTTCCAACAACGCTTGAATGCTTTCAGGAAAGGTCAGTCGTCCCACCGGACCTGCATACGTGCCGTCGGGATGCTCCAGCCGTAGCGTAACGGGCTCAGTTCCTTTGAGCACCGTCACCGACGCGACCTCTTCGTAGTCGTGATCTTCACCGGCCAGCCAGAAGATGGGCACCACCGGGCGCCTCAGTTCATCCGTCAGCGTCTGGGCCAGCTTGACCAGCGTCAGGGCTTTGTAGAGGGTAAAGAGCGGTCCCCCGAACAGACCTACCTGCTGCCCCGCGACAACGACCACGCTTTCCGGATCGCGCAGTGCTTCGATTTGCTTTCGCGTAGGGGCATCCAAGCCCCACCGCTCATGCTGAGCCAGCAGTACCTGTACCAGCGTCTCCCGGTCGCGGGGATGTGCCGCGGTGCGCTGGGCCAGCTCGCGACGCACCGAGGGCTTCCGATAGTCGCCCGCATAAAAGGCTGCCAGCGATTCATACGCCGTGGCATAGCGCACAAACAGCGACGACAGCCCGTGCAGCACGGTTAATGGCACACGTTCGTGCACCTGTACCTGCCCATTGGTTTCCATGAGAAACGGTGTGGATTGCATGAAACACAAAAAGCGAAGCTTCACGGCGACTCCGACCGGAAAGCTTCGCTTCTATGTTGCCAAAACACGAGCGCGCGTATCAGTTCTGGCCCTGCTCCTTTTTCAGGCGGGCAATCTCGTCACGCAACTGAGCGGCTCGTTCGTAATCTTCCTCTTCGATGGCCTTTTCCAGCATCTTCTGCAGACGCTCCAGACGCGACATGGGAGGCTCAGGCGCTGCTTCTTCATCCGGTTCGCTACTCACCGGAAAGCCGGCACCCTCTTCGGTGGGAATGCCGGCTTCCTCCATTACGGCAGGCGCTACAAAGATCGGTGCGTCCACCCGCACCGCCAGAGCCACCGCATCGCTTGGCCGGGCATCCAGTTGTCGCTCGCGTCCGTTGTGCACAAAACGAATCTTCGCATAAAACGTCCCGTCGCGCAATTCATCAATCACAATACTGAGCACTTCCGCCCCCACCGCTTCGAACAGGTCGCGCAACAGGTCGTGCGTCATCGGACGCGGCGGCTGAATCTTTTCAAGCTCCAGGGCAATAGCCTGCGCTTCAAATGCTCCGATAATGATGGGTAGCCGGCGATTGCCTTCGATTTCGCCTAAGACCAGCGCATACGCACCCCCGCTGGTGGGACTGGTCGAAAGCCCGACAATGTCAACCTGGATCAATTCCATCGCGCACGCGCAAACGGTTAACACAAAACAACTACAGGGCCTCCGGCTGCGCGACCTGTGCTCATAGGGTCTCGTCGCCGGCAAGCGCCTTCTTCAACGCGGCCATAAAAGCCCGGTTCTCTTCTGCCCGACCCGCATTGACCCGCACGAATCCCTGCAACTCAGGGTAACCGCTCATGTTGCGAATCAGAATCCCTTCTCTCGCCAGACGTGCAAGCAGGGCGCCGGGTTCCAGCGGTGTCCGAAAGATTACAAAGTTGGCCTGAGAGGGTACAGGATTGACGTCGGGCAGTGCAGCCAGCTCCCGGTAAAGCCACTGCACGCCCGCTTTGATCTCAGCAATGCGTTGTTGCACCAGCTCCAGATTACGCAGCAGCGTCAGCGCTACCGTCTCGGCCAGCCGATCCACCATGAACGGAATACGTGCTTTATAAAGCTCGCGCACCACATCCGGATGTCCAACCAGATAACCCAACCGTAAACCGGCCAGTCCAAACGCCTTCGAAAACGTGCGAAGCAGCAATACGTGCGGATAG from Rhodothermus sp. encodes:
- a CDS encoding DUF151 domain-containing protein, translated to MELIQVDIVGLSTSPTSGGAYALVLGEIEGNRRLPIIIGAFEAQAIALELEKIQPPRPMTHDLLRDLFEAVGAEVLSIVIDELRDGTFYAKIRFVHNGRERQLDARPSDAVALAVRVDAPIFVAPAVMEEAGIPTEEGAGFPVSSEPDEEAAPEPPMSRLERLQKMLEKAIEEEDYERAAQLRDEIARLKKEQGQN